The following are from one region of the Gloeomargarita lithophora Alchichica-D10 genome:
- the alr gene encoding alanine racemase gives MGLAGECLPDPQARAWVEIDPLALAHNTQAICQHLGAQTELLAVIKADAYGHGAVAVAQVVLAHGATWLGVATLEEAMQLRRAGISAPILLLGGVNTAAQVQALLYWRVEPTLATWEQLRLFEQVAHTEGAILPVHLDVDTGMSRLGVPWREAILVVKALHNSPGLGLASIYSHLATADDPDPWLVHLQQQRFSQVLQEVQHLGIPCPKVHLANSAGMLLDKHLHYDMVRVGLALYGYSPAVHLEGILPLRPVLQVRARITQIKDIAPGTGVSYGHRFIAERPMRLATVGIGYADGVPRGLSNRMTGLVLGQRVAQVGTITMDQLMLDVTAVPQAQVGQVVTLIGCEGNHQITAQDWAQDLDTITWEILCGFKHRLPRVWCVSAAPAGGAHCL, from the coding sequence ATGGGACTCGCTGGGGAATGTCTGCCAGACCCGCAGGCGAGAGCTTGGGTAGAAATTGACCCCCTGGCTTTGGCGCACAATACCCAGGCGATTTGCCAGCACCTGGGGGCGCAAACCGAGCTACTGGCCGTGATCAAAGCCGATGCCTATGGTCACGGGGCGGTGGCGGTGGCGCAGGTGGTTTTGGCGCACGGGGCGACCTGGTTGGGGGTGGCGACCCTGGAGGAAGCGATGCAACTGCGGCGGGCGGGGATTTCGGCACCAATTTTGTTGCTGGGGGGGGTGAATACAGCGGCACAGGTGCAGGCGTTGCTCTACTGGCGGGTGGAGCCGACCTTGGCTACTTGGGAGCAACTGCGGTTATTTGAGCAGGTGGCGCATACTGAAGGCGCAATTCTCCCCGTCCATCTGGATGTGGATACGGGGATGTCCCGCTTGGGGGTGCCGTGGCGGGAGGCGATTCTTGTGGTCAAAGCCCTGCACAACAGCCCCGGATTGGGTTTAGCCAGTATCTATTCCCACCTGGCAACGGCGGATGACCCTGACCCCTGGTTGGTGCATCTGCAACAGCAACGGTTTAGCCAGGTACTCCAGGAGGTGCAACACTTGGGTATTCCCTGCCCGAAGGTGCATCTGGCCAATTCTGCTGGGATGCTTTTGGATAAACATTTGCATTACGATATGGTGCGGGTGGGTTTGGCATTGTACGGCTACAGTCCGGCGGTTCACTTAGAGGGGATTTTGCCTCTGCGACCGGTGCTACAGGTGCGCGCCCGGATTACCCAAATCAAGGATATTGCGCCAGGTACAGGGGTCAGCTATGGACATCGGTTTATCGCCGAGCGACCCATGCGTTTAGCAACGGTGGGCATTGGCTACGCGGACGGGGTGCCGCGGGGGTTATCCAACCGCATGACGGGCTTGGTGCTTGGGCAACGGGTCGCCCAGGTGGGGACGATTACGATGGATCAATTGATGCTGGATGTGACCGCCGTTCCCCAGGCGCAGGTGGGGCAGGTGGTGACCCTGATTGGTTGTGAAGGAAATCACCAAATTACGGCGCAGGATTGGGCGCAGGATTTGGATACGATCACCTGGGAGATTTTATGTGGGTTTAAGCATCGTTTGCCCCGGGTGTGGTGTGTATCAGCAGCGCCAGCCGGTGGTGCCCATTGTCTCTGA
- a CDS encoding serine/threonine-protein kinase, translated as MSYCLNPDCPRPGQNPPEAVTCQACGSNIVLQNRYRPLRPLGQGGFGRTFLAVDEDKPSKPKCVVKQFLPMEMDAQSYAKASELFQREAVRLDELGHHEQIPKLYAYFEQEQRQYIIQEFIDGNNLARELQLQGAFDEAKAVKLLRDLVPVLEFVHGHQVIHRDVKPENLIRSGVNGKLYLVDFGAAKFAPSTSMSNLRTIISSAGFTAPEQMVGKAEFVSDLYSLGVTCVHLMTGRPPLELYDMAQDGWVWQDYVAEPVSAGLAQILQRLLERATRKRYQSAVEVRQDLEALNQGSRLGTPTGIRPTPAQAPKLVLNFPQRQGGTASKSKVAAPTWECVCTLGPYSNWVTAVATVQGVGVGTVMAAAGKDGILRVWQLSGQEHLTVTTLWSHTYTAPIMALQFTPDAQYIVGGCEDRTVRVWDVGKGKITQTLGGMFAKHSSPICAIAISPNGRLVASGSEDKTIRIWEVTSGKCLCTLTGHSSHVRTLGFTPDGFLLVSGGWDNTLVIWEAGNGRSLRTIAEPFRFGDNGFNAVVISPDSRWIASGNENRLIHLWDFNQGERLHSFPEQKTAVSALAFSPRGNILVSGNQDGLIQTWDMVLRQQRDTLKGHSKQVTSLAFTPDGQFLLSGSRDNSVRIWRQP; from the coding sequence ATGAGCTATTGCCTCAATCCCGACTGTCCCCGGCCTGGGCAAAATCCCCCGGAAGCGGTGACCTGTCAAGCCTGTGGCAGTAATATTGTATTACAAAATCGGTACAGACCTTTGCGGCCTTTGGGGCAAGGGGGGTTTGGGCGCACTTTTTTGGCGGTGGATGAGGACAAACCCTCAAAACCCAAGTGTGTGGTCAAGCAATTTCTGCCGATGGAGATGGATGCCCAGTCCTATGCCAAGGCTTCGGAATTGTTCCAGCGGGAGGCGGTGCGGTTGGATGAATTGGGGCACCATGAGCAAATCCCCAAATTGTATGCCTATTTTGAGCAGGAACAACGGCAGTACATTATCCAGGAATTTATTGATGGCAATAATTTGGCGCGGGAACTGCAACTCCAAGGGGCGTTTGATGAGGCCAAGGCGGTGAAATTGCTGAGGGATTTGGTGCCGGTGTTGGAGTTTGTCCACGGCCATCAGGTGATCCATCGGGATGTGAAACCGGAAAACCTGATCCGCAGTGGGGTGAATGGCAAACTTTATTTGGTGGATTTTGGGGCGGCCAAGTTTGCTCCCAGTACTTCCATGTCGAATCTCCGCACGATTATTAGCAGTGCCGGGTTTACCGCCCCGGAACAGATGGTGGGCAAGGCGGAATTTGTGAGTGATTTGTACAGTTTGGGGGTGACCTGTGTGCATCTGATGACCGGTCGTCCGCCCTTGGAACTCTACGATATGGCTCAGGATGGCTGGGTGTGGCAGGACTATGTGGCGGAACCAGTGAGTGCGGGGTTGGCGCAGATTCTGCAACGCTTGTTGGAGCGGGCGACCCGCAAACGTTACCAGTCGGCAGTGGAAGTGCGCCAGGATTTGGAAGCACTTAACCAGGGCAGTCGCCTGGGCACCCCGACCGGCATTCGACCCACCCCGGCGCAAGCTCCGAAATTGGTTTTGAATTTTCCCCAACGCCAGGGGGGTACGGCCAGCAAGAGCAAGGTGGCCGCTCCGACCTGGGAATGTGTATGTACTTTGGGACCCTACAGCAACTGGGTGACGGCGGTGGCGACTGTCCAGGGGGTGGGGGTGGGGACAGTGATGGCCGCCGCCGGGAAAGACGGCATTTTACGGGTGTGGCAGTTGAGCGGCCAGGAGCATTTGACGGTGACAACTCTATGGTCGCATACCTACACGGCACCGATCATGGCACTGCAATTTACCCCGGATGCTCAGTACATTGTCGGCGGGTGTGAAGACCGCACGGTGCGGGTTTGGGATGTGGGCAAAGGGAAAATTACCCAGACCTTAGGGGGGATGTTTGCCAAGCATAGCAGTCCCATCTGCGCCATTGCCATCAGCCCCAATGGTCGGTTGGTGGCCAGTGGCAGTGAGGACAAGACCATTCGCATTTGGGAGGTGACCAGCGGCAAATGTCTCTGCACCCTCACCGGCCACAGCAGTCATGTACGCACCTTGGGTTTTACCCCGGATGGGTTTCTGTTGGTCAGCGGCGGCTGGGATAATACGTTGGTGATTTGGGAAGCGGGGAATGGCCGTTCCCTGCGGACGATTGCCGAGCCGTTTCGCTTCGGGGACAATGGCTTCAATGCGGTGGTGATCAGCCCCGATAGCCGGTGGATCGCCAGTGGTAATGAAAACCGTTTGATTCATCTGTGGGATTTTAATCAGGGCGAGCGGCTCCATTCGTTTCCAGAGCAAAAAACCGCCGTCAGTGCCCTCGCCTTTTCCCCCCGGGGCAATATTTTGGTCAGTGGCAACCAGGATGGCCTGATTCAGACCTGGGATATGGTACTTCGCCAACAACGGGATACCCTCAAAGGCCACAGCAAGCAGGTCACCAGTTTGGCCTTTACCCCGGATGGGCAATTTCTGCTCTCCGGCAGTCGGGACAATTCCGTGCGGATTTGGCGGCAACCATGA
- the lpxD gene encoding UDP-3-O-(3-hydroxymyristoyl)glucosamine N-acyltransferase: MLSQFHDLLAHLPSGAHGGGDPTLTGIASLTEAQAGELTFVEHVRFLPQLQTTQATAVILPLDTALQSAAQARGLAWVALPDPRLGFALALNYFYQPAELPPGIHPTAVIDPTATVGEAVRVGARAVVQAGTVLENGVQVGAGVVVGDQVTVGYNSILYANCTIYERTEIGANCIIHSGAVVGSDGFGFVPTPDGWVKMPQSGRVVLEAGVEIGANTCIDRPAVGETRIGQGSKLDNLIHIGHGCRLGAHCALAAQVGLAGGVVLEDWVILGGQVGAANQLRVGSRAQVAAKSGLHQDVPSGAVMAGYPAIPLSLWRKVVAVVQRLPEMYQTWRQLGRRE, encoded by the coding sequence ATGCTGAGCCAATTCCATGACCTGCTCGCCCATTTACCCAGCGGGGCGCACGGCGGCGGTGACCCCACCTTGACCGGGATAGCCAGCCTGACTGAAGCCCAGGCGGGAGAATTGACCTTTGTGGAACACGTCCGCTTCCTGCCCCAACTCCAAACCACCCAGGCCACAGCGGTGATTCTGCCCTTGGATACGGCACTCCAGTCGGCGGCGCAGGCACGGGGCTTGGCGTGGGTTGCTCTGCCCGATCCCCGCTTGGGGTTTGCCCTCGCCCTCAATTATTTTTATCAACCGGCGGAACTGCCCCCTGGTATTCATCCCACAGCGGTGATTGACCCAACGGCTACCGTAGGCGAAGCGGTGCGGGTGGGAGCCAGAGCGGTCGTTCAAGCGGGTACAGTTTTAGAAAATGGGGTGCAGGTTGGCGCAGGGGTAGTGGTCGGTGACCAGGTAACGGTGGGTTATAATAGTATTTTATATGCAAATTGTACAATTTATGAACGTACGGAAATCGGTGCTAATTGCATTATCCACAGTGGGGCGGTGGTGGGCAGTGATGGGTTTGGATTTGTGCCGACCCCCGACGGCTGGGTGAAGATGCCCCAATCGGGGCGGGTGGTGCTAGAGGCCGGGGTGGAAATTGGTGCCAATACCTGCATTGACCGACCGGCGGTGGGGGAAACCCGCATCGGCCAAGGGAGCAAGTTGGATAATTTGATTCACATCGGCCACGGCTGTCGCTTGGGAGCCCATTGTGCCTTGGCGGCGCAGGTGGGGTTGGCGGGGGGCGTGGTGTTGGAGGACTGGGTGATTTTGGGGGGACAGGTGGGGGCGGCCAATCAACTGCGGGTGGGCAGTCGGGCGCAGGTGGCGGCCAAAAGCGGGTTACACCAGGATGTGCCATCGGGGGCGGTGATGGCCGGGTATCCGGCAATTCCTTTGTCCCTGTGGCGCAAGGTGGTGGCGGTGGTGCAACGGCTCCCGGAGATGTACCAAACCTGGCGCCAACTCGGTCGGAGGGAGTGA
- a CDS encoding ABC transporter ATP-binding protein/permease, which yields MTRGVSSTAQFNFDRRLWRRFIKIAQPYFYPQEHRLNFWGFAALILVLLIAVVCIAFFVAVGGTLLGESLAPVFVNKYAGGLVKQVKGLVASPAIFWAGGGLIFSALAFGLMRRAVLPRWKQWSLLGLLLFLSFAVNGANVSLSYIFRFIDTALGEKNQSTFWLNLTLYGGLIITAIPILVGYRFTRLKLGLYWREWLTQSFLSDYFNDRSYYELDSNSSHTEIDNPDQRIAEDIRSFTSVTLSFLLDVLDTVLTLISFTAILYTISKPLTYGLLLYATVGTLIAVLAGRRLIKINYDQLRLEADFRYGMVHVRDNAESIAFYRGETQELRQVSRRFGLVIGNFNLLIIWQALIDLFQYGYNYFTRVVPYVIVAPLYFSGQTDLGTITQAYIAFSQVLGALSLVTNQIQQISSFAAGVNRLGAFEEVLSRPDGLEPPVDSHIQTQTAQQLSIQRMTLLTPNSEQELVRDLTVNLAPDERLLIVGASGAGKSSILRAVAGLWTNGSGIVVRPEISEMLFLPQRPYMLLGTLREQLLYPRNEETITNEQLQQVLQRVNLPYLMDRFNWDEILDWSTVLSLGEQQRLAFARVFLYQPHYAILDEATSALDVTNERHLYHQLQSTAVVYLSVGHRPTLVDYHQKVLELTGGGAWQVLTIEEYRLKLAQMVG from the coding sequence GTGACCCGTGGTGTCTCTTCAACGGCTCAGTTTAATTTTGACCGTCGGTTATGGCGGCGGTTTATTAAAATTGCCCAACCCTATTTTTACCCCCAGGAACATCGGTTGAATTTTTGGGGCTTTGCCGCTTTGATCCTGGTGTTATTAATTGCCGTAGTCTGCATCGCCTTTTTTGTGGCGGTGGGCGGCACGTTGTTAGGGGAATCGTTGGCTCCCGTTTTTGTCAATAAATATGCGGGCGGTTTGGTTAAACAAGTTAAGGGATTGGTCGCTTCTCCCGCCATATTTTGGGCTGGGGGTGGGTTGATATTCAGTGCCCTTGCGTTTGGGCTAATGCGGCGGGCGGTGCTACCCCGCTGGAAACAATGGAGTTTGCTAGGATTGCTATTATTTCTCTCTTTTGCGGTGAATGGAGCCAATGTTTCTCTGAGCTATATTTTCCGATTTATTGATACCGCTTTGGGCGAAAAAAACCAATCCACATTCTGGCTGAATTTGACCCTCTATGGGGGGCTAATTATTACGGCGATTCCTATTTTGGTAGGTTATCGGTTTACCCGCTTGAAGCTGGGTCTATACTGGCGGGAATGGTTGACCCAGAGTTTTCTAAGTGATTATTTTAATGACCGGTCGTACTATGAATTGGACTCCAATTCCTCCCATACGGAAATTGATAATCCTGACCAACGGATTGCCGAGGATATTCGTTCTTTTACTTCAGTAACCTTATCCTTTTTGCTCGATGTTTTGGATACGGTATTGACGCTGATTTCGTTTACGGCCATTCTTTATACCATTTCTAAACCCCTGACCTATGGTTTGTTGCTATATGCCACCGTGGGCACATTGATTGCGGTATTGGCGGGTCGTCGTTTGATTAAAATCAACTATGATCAATTACGATTAGAAGCAGATTTTCGCTATGGTATGGTGCATGTCCGGGACAATGCGGAATCCATTGCTTTTTACCGGGGAGAAACCCAGGAATTACGGCAGGTCAGCCGCCGCTTTGGTCTGGTGATTGGCAATTTTAACCTGCTGATTATTTGGCAGGCTTTGATTGATCTATTTCAGTATGGTTATAACTATTTTACCCGTGTAGTTCCCTATGTGATCGTGGCTCCTTTGTATTTCTCCGGCCAAACAGATTTGGGCACCATTACCCAGGCGTATATCGCTTTTAGTCAAGTGTTGGGTGCGCTGTCTTTGGTGACCAATCAAATTCAACAAATTTCCAGCTTCGCCGCCGGGGTAAATCGTTTGGGAGCCTTTGAAGAAGTGTTGTCCCGACCGGATGGATTAGAACCACCGGTGGACAGTCACATTCAAACCCAAACTGCCCAGCAGTTGAGCATCCAAAGAATGACCCTACTGACCCCCAATTCTGAGCAGGAATTGGTGCGAGATTTGACGGTGAATTTAGCTCCTGATGAGCGGTTATTGATTGTGGGTGCCAGTGGTGCGGGGAAAAGTTCGATTCTGCGGGCGGTGGCGGGTTTGTGGACCAATGGCAGTGGCATTGTTGTCCGGCCTGAGATTAGCGAAATGCTCTTTTTACCCCAACGTCCTTATATGTTATTGGGCACTCTACGGGAACAATTGTTATACCCCAGAAATGAGGAAACTATTACCAATGAGCAACTACAACAGGTGCTACAGCGGGTGAATTTACCCTATCTTATGGATCGGTTTAATTGGGATGAGATTCTGGATTGGTCAACGGTTTTGTCGTTGGGGGAACAGCAACGACTGGCCTTTGCGCGGGTATTTTTGTATCAACCTCATTATGCGATTTTAGATGAGGCGACGAGTGCTTTGGATGTGACCAATGAACGCCACCTTTATCATCAGTTGCAAAGTACGGCGGTGGTGTATTTGAGTGTGGGGCACCGGCCAACATTGGTGGATTATCACCAAAAAGTTTTGGAACTCACTGGTGGGGGTGCATGGCAAGTGTTGACGATTGAGGAATATCGCTTAAAATTAGCGCAAATGGTGGGTTGA
- a CDS encoding DUF4278 domain-containing protein, giving the protein MQYHFLGATYEHDATVVPVSEGQEGGKYRGANWKTHVANVPSQHRAPRQLCYRGVMYS; this is encoded by the coding sequence ATGCAATACCATTTTCTCGGTGCCACCTACGAGCATGATGCGACCGTTGTGCCGGTGAGCGAAGGGCAAGAGGGCGGCAAATATCGGGGAGCCAATTGGAAAACCCATGTGGCTAACGTGCCCAGCCAACATCGGGCACCCCGGCAGTTGTGCTATCGGGGGGTCATGTACTCCTAA
- the cofH gene encoding 7,8-didemethyl-8-hydroxy-5-deazariboflavin synthase subunit CofH, which translates to MISTILERARQGQEITPEEGYLLLTEPYPQAWLQQAADDLRRTLVGEPVSYVVNRNLNFTNICEQHCSFCAFRRDGGQPGSYWLTSEQMVAKVQDALGQGATEICLQGGLHPGAQRQGSTLNYYLDLVSTIKTTAPKIHLHAFSPQEVQFISRQDGISIADVLKALQESGVDSLPGTAAEVLDDRVRRVICPEKIDTATWLSIITQAHEMGIPTTSTMLCGHVETSHQQIQHLHHLRELQRRTVGLTEFILLPFVGAQAPAPLRRRVGRDQPDLSATLRLTAVARLFLGRWVKHHQPSWVKLELAGAVQALQWGCDDIGGTLMEEHITTMAGAKGGTGKTVQELQNAIAALGRPHWQRTTLYQPCQGVPELLACF; encoded by the coding sequence ATGATTTCCACCATTTTAGAACGCGCTCGCCAGGGGCAAGAGATTACCCCGGAGGAGGGTTACTTATTATTGACAGAGCCTTATCCCCAGGCGTGGCTCCAGCAGGCCGCCGATGACCTGCGCCGGACGTTGGTGGGGGAACCGGTGAGCTACGTGGTCAACCGGAATCTCAATTTCACCAATATCTGTGAACAACACTGTAGCTTCTGTGCCTTTCGCCGGGATGGGGGGCAACCGGGGAGCTATTGGTTAACCAGCGAGCAGATGGTGGCGAAGGTTCAGGATGCCTTGGGGCAGGGGGCAACGGAAATTTGCCTGCAAGGGGGTCTGCATCCGGGTGCCCAACGCCAGGGCAGTACCTTAAACTATTATTTGGATTTGGTCAGCACGATCAAAACCACCGCCCCCAAAATCCATCTCCACGCCTTTTCCCCGCAGGAGGTGCAGTTTATCAGTCGCCAGGATGGCATAAGTATTGCTGATGTACTAAAAGCACTGCAAGAATCGGGGGTGGATTCCCTGCCCGGTACCGCCGCCGAAGTCTTGGATGACCGGGTACGCCGGGTGATTTGCCCCGAAAAAATTGATACCGCCACTTGGTTAAGCATTATCACTCAAGCCCACGAGATGGGAATTCCCACCACCAGTACCATGCTCTGCGGCCATGTGGAAACCTCCCACCAGCAAATCCAGCATTTGCACCACCTGCGGGAATTGCAAAGACGCACGGTTGGGCTGACCGAATTTATCCTGCTCCCGTTTGTGGGGGCACAGGCACCGGCACCGCTCCGGCGGCGGGTGGGACGGGATCAGCCGGATTTGTCAGCTACTTTGCGATTAACAGCGGTGGCTCGGTTATTTTTGGGACGCTGGGTCAAACATCACCAGCCCAGTTGGGTGAAATTGGAACTGGCGGGGGCGGTACAAGCATTGCAATGGGGTTGTGATGACATTGGCGGTACTTTGATGGAGGAACACATTACCACGATGGCGGGGGCGAAAGGGGGTACGGGCAAAACGGTTCAGGAACTTCAAAATGCCATTGCCGCCCTCGGTCGTCCCCACTGGCAACGCACCACATTGTACCAGCCTTGTCAGGGAGTTCCAGAACTGTTAGCTTGTTTTTAA
- a CDS encoding ARC6/PARC6 family protein: MVRISLDCYRVLGVPSQTALAQLGLVLSQRIQGGVRADYSPLAVAARQRLIEQAYQVLSGIGGTAQPENTEVTEPPVLWVEAEELPGALVLWLEWGEYELILKTGQAACHNGTAPSVYGDIVLTMVLAYLELGREQWQQQHYQRAGVYLEQGQELLHRTGGLFPNLLAELQVDLARLRPYRILELVALPLEDQPGRRLGLELLARMLTERGGIEGTGDPQAGLGVEEGLRFIQQLRPYMTLTEQYEQFGREARRPSAVAAYLAAHGAVGLGVVRHQPQVIREAEGWLRFLHRTQPVPLELAVTTLLLGQTELAMGFLTQYLASPTVDAQVAGVVRSAPDELVGLYRYAQTWLLAEIAPFAREVTPAALDIQSYFADPQVVALLEQWQVPEVGLTPVSRPPQRAVRPQRRGYGWLVTGVVALVTAGGLGWWWQRLPPETLIITLEQPPVPIPSPSPSPTAIDPRAAALETLTAWQKIKAEAFGERHAVDQLGTILVEPALTQWRERAQQSQQEGITEIHTLKRLEIERMQMVNAQELVVEARIEDQVQVQGTDAGNSTYQARYELVKAPQGWRIRKISLLP, encoded by the coding sequence GTGGTACGAATTTCGTTAGATTGTTATCGAGTGTTGGGGGTGCCTTCCCAGACAGCGTTGGCGCAACTAGGCTTGGTGCTGTCCCAGCGCATTCAGGGGGGGGTGCGGGCTGATTATTCTCCCTTGGCGGTAGCGGCGCGGCAACGGCTGATTGAGCAGGCTTATCAGGTTTTGAGTGGGATCGGTGGCACGGCACAGCCGGAGAATACGGAAGTTACGGAGCCGCCGGTGCTGTGGGTGGAGGCGGAAGAACTGCCGGGGGCGTTGGTGCTGTGGTTGGAATGGGGTGAGTATGAATTGATCCTCAAAACCGGGCAGGCGGCCTGTCACAATGGCACGGCTCCCAGCGTTTATGGGGATATTGTTTTAACGATGGTGCTGGCCTATCTGGAGTTGGGGCGGGAGCAATGGCAACAGCAGCATTATCAGCGGGCGGGGGTGTATTTGGAGCAGGGGCAGGAATTATTGCACCGCACGGGGGGGTTGTTCCCCAATCTGCTGGCGGAGTTGCAGGTGGACTTGGCGCGGCTACGTCCTTACCGGATTTTGGAGTTGGTGGCTTTGCCCCTGGAGGACCAGCCGGGGCGCCGGTTGGGGTTGGAATTGCTGGCTCGGATGCTGACGGAACGGGGGGGCATTGAGGGCACGGGCGACCCCCAGGCGGGTTTGGGGGTGGAGGAAGGTCTGCGGTTTATCCAACAACTGCGTCCCTACATGACCCTAACGGAGCAGTACGAGCAGTTTGGCCGGGAAGCCCGGCGACCTTCGGCGGTGGCGGCCTATTTGGCGGCGCATGGGGCGGTGGGGTTGGGGGTCGTGCGGCATCAGCCCCAGGTGATCCGGGAGGCGGAGGGGTGGTTGCGGTTTTTGCATCGTACCCAGCCGGTGCCTTTGGAATTGGCGGTGACGACTTTGTTATTGGGACAAACGGAACTGGCAATGGGATTTTTAACCCAGTACCTGGCCAGCCCTACCGTGGATGCCCAGGTGGCGGGGGTTGTCCGCTCCGCTCCCGATGAATTGGTGGGCTTATATCGCTACGCCCAGACCTGGTTGCTGGCAGAAATTGCCCCCTTTGCCCGGGAGGTGACCCCAGCGGCGTTGGATATTCAAAGTTATTTTGCCGACCCCCAGGTGGTGGCACTGTTGGAGCAGTGGCAAGTCCCGGAGGTGGGGCTGACCCCGGTTTCTCGTCCCCCCCAGCGAGCGGTGCGTCCCCAGCGGCGGGGCTACGGTTGGTTGGTGACCGGGGTGGTGGCCCTGGTGACTGCCGGGGGTTTGGGGTGGTGGTGGCAACGTTTACCGCCGGAGACCTTAATCATTACCCTAGAGCAACCGCCGGTGCCCATTCCCAGTCCTAGCCCCAGCCCCACGGCGATTGACCCCCGTGCCGCCGCCCTGGAAACCCTGACCGCCTGGCAAAAAATCAAAGCGGAAGCCTTTGGGGAACGGCACGCGGTTGACCAGTTGGGCACGATTTTGGTGGAACCGGCCTTGACCCAGTGGCGGGAGCGGGCGCAACAGTCCCAACAGGAAGGCATCACAGAAATCCACACCCTCAAACGCCTGGAAATTGAACGGATGCAGATGGTCAATGCCCAGGAACTGGTGGTGGAAGCCCGCATCGAAGACCAGGTGCAGGTGCAGGGGACGGATGCGGGTAATAGCACCTACCAAGCCCGCTATGAGTTGGTCAAAGCCCCCCAGGGTTGGCGGATTCGTAAAATTTCCCTGCTTCCTTAA
- a CDS encoding SIMPL domain-containing protein, translated as MNLKERVSQLPQLLIGLVSLSVAVVAGSLIGASAVSEFTRANDLVQVTGSARREISSDYIVWQFRVESQNPSLQAAYKQVTAYTEKIRSYLQQQEVPENEIVFSALENVALQENINGRDTGRILAYRLTQRVKIGSNNVDKIATLVNRSNDLINEGIPIISDAPQYLYTDLAKLRVEMVAEAVRDAQNRAKTIAQTTGSRVGKVRNVNTGVFQITSRFSTDVSDYGIYDTSSKEKDITAVVSVSFGLN; from the coding sequence ATGAATCTCAAAGAACGCGTCAGCCAACTGCCCCAGTTGTTGATTGGCTTGGTTTCCCTATCCGTGGCCGTGGTGGCGGGTAGCCTGATCGGTGCCAGTGCCGTGAGTGAGTTCACCCGTGCCAATGATTTAGTCCAGGTGACGGGTTCGGCGCGCCGGGAAATCTCCTCGGATTATATCGTCTGGCAATTTCGGGTGGAGAGCCAGAACCCTTCGCTCCAAGCCGCTTACAAACAGGTGACCGCCTACACGGAAAAAATCCGTTCCTATTTACAACAGCAGGAAGTCCCGGAGAATGAAATTGTCTTTTCGGCTCTGGAAAATGTCGCCCTCCAGGAAAATATCAATGGTCGGGATACGGGGCGGATTTTGGCCTATCGCTTGACCCAACGGGTGAAAATTGGCTCCAATAATGTGGATAAAATTGCGACTCTAGTCAACCGTTCCAATGATTTAATCAATGAGGGAATTCCCATTATTTCCGATGCCCCCCAGTATCTCTACACCGACTTGGCAAAATTGCGGGTCGAGATGGTCGCCGAAGCGGTGCGGGATGCTCAAAATCGCGCTAAAACTATTGCCCAAACCACCGGTAGTCGGGTGGGGAAAGTCCGCAATGTGAATACGGGGGTGTTCCAAATTACGTCGCGGTTTTCCACCGATGTCAGTGATTATGGGATTTACGATACTTCCTCCAAGGAAAAAGACATCACGGCGGTGGTATCGGTGAGTTTTGGGCTGAATTAA
- the vapC gene encoding type II toxin-antitoxin system tRNA(fMet)-specific endonuclease VapC, which translates to MSYLLDTNACIQALNNQNSFVAQRIIRIPTECIYLCTIVCMELYYGAYKSRRTQENLNHLADFFRQFSILPFDQESSRITGYIRTGLEVAGMPIGLYDLQIAAIALSNDLILITHNTREFSRVHNLKYEDWE; encoded by the coding sequence ATGTCTTACTTACTCGATACAAATGCTTGTATTCAAGCCTTAAACAATCAGAACTCATTTGTAGCTCAACGGATTATTCGCATTCCCACTGAATGTATTTATCTTTGTACAATCGTTTGCATGGAACTTTACTACGGAGCTTATAAAAGTAGGCGCACTCAGGAAAATTTGAATCACCTAGCAGATTTCTTTCGACAATTTTCAATCTTACCATTTGATCAAGAATCATCACGAATCACCGGATATATTCGCACTGGTTTAGAAGTGGCTGGAATGCCGATTGGACTCTATGATTTGCAAATCGCAGCCATTGCACTCTCCAATGACCTCATTCTTATTACTCACAACACCCGTGAATTTAGCCGAGTTCATAATTTGAAATACGAAGATTGGGAGTGA